In Nocardioides nitrophenolicus, the genomic window GCCGCCAACGATGCCCTCGACCGCCTGGTCGATGGGGGCGTCGTCGAAGACGATGTTGGCGGCCTTGCCGCCGAGCTCCAGGGTGGCCTTCTTGTCGGTGCCGGCGATGGCGCGGGCGATGGCCTTGCCGACCGCGGTGGAGCCGGTGAAGGCGACCTTGTCGACGTCGGGGTGGGAGACCACGGCCTGGCCGGTGGCGCCGGCGCCGGTGACGATGTTGACGACGCCCGGCGGCAGGTCGGCCTGCTGGCAGATCTCCGCGAACAGCAGCGCCGTCAGCGGCGTGGTCTCGGCGGGCTTGAGGACGACGGTGTTGCCGCAGGCCAGCGCCGGGGCGACCTTCCACGCCAGCATGAGCAGCGGGAAGTTCCACGGGATCACCTGGCCGGCGACGCCGAGCGGCTGGGGGTTGGGGCCCAGGCCGGCGTACGCCAGCTTGTCGGCCCAGCCGGCGTAGTAGAAGAAGTGCGCCGCGACGACGGGTACGTCGACATCGCGGCTCTCCTTGATCGGCTTGCCGTTGTCGATCGACTCCAGGACGGCGAGCTCGCGGGCCCGCTCCTGGATGATCCGGGCGATCCGGAACAGGTACTTGGCCCGCTCCTTGCCCGACATCCGCGACCAGCCGCGGAAGGCACGACGCGCGGCCCGGACCGCGAGGTCGACGTCGGCGTCGGACGCCTCGGCGATCTCGGCGAGCGTCTCCTCGGTGGCCGGGTTGACCGTCTTGAACGACGACCCGCGGCCGTCGACGAACTCGCCGTCGAGGAACAGGCCGTAGGACGGCTTGATGTCGACGATGCTCCGCGACTCGGGTGCGGGGGCGTACTCGAAGGCCATGATCAGTCCAGGGTGAAGTAGTCGGGACCGCTGTAGCGGCCGGTGGTCAGCTTGGTGCGCTGCATCAGCAGGTCGTTGAGCAGCGTGGAGGCGCCGAAGCGGAACCAGTCCGGGTCGAGCCAGTCGTCGCCGGCGATCTCGTTGACCATCACGAGGTACTTGATCGCGTCCTTGGCGGTGCGGATGCCGCCGGCCGGCTTCACGCCGATCTGGACGCCGGTCGCCTCGCGGAAGTCGCGCACCGCCTCGAGCATCACCAGCGTGACGGGCAGGGTCGCGGCCGGCTGCACCTTGCCGGTGGAGGTCTTGATGAAGTCGGTGCCGGCGAGCATCGCCAGCCAGGAGGCGCGGCGCACGTTGTCGTAGGTCTGCAGCTCGCCGGTCTCGAAGATCACCTTGAGGTGGGCGTGGGAGCCGTCGGGGCGCACGCACGCCTCGCGGGTCGCCACGATCTCCTCGAACACCTGCAGGTAGCGGCCGGCGAGGAAGGCCCCCCGGTCGATGACCATGTCGATCTCGTCGGCGCCGTTGGCGACCGCGTCGCGGGTGTCGGCGAGCTTGACCTCCATCGAGGCCCGGCCGCTCGGGAAGGCCGTGGCGACGGCCGCGACATTGACCTCGGAGCCGACGATCGCCTTCACCTCGCCCACCAGGTCGCCGTAGACGCACACCGCCGCCACCGACGGGCAGCTCGGGTCGGCGGGGTCGGGGCGCAGCGCCTTGTTGGCCAGCGCGCGGACCTTGCCCGGGGTGTCCTGGCCCTCGAGGGTGGTCAGGTCGACCATCCGGATGGCGAGGTCGAGAGCCCACTCCTTGGCGGTCGTCTTGATCGAGCGGGTCCCGAGACCGGCCGCACGCGCCTCCGCGCCGACCTGGTCGACGCCGGGGAGGCCGTGGAGGAACCGGCGCAGCGAGGCCTCGCTCGCGGTCACTTCGGAGTACGCCGCGAGTCCCGGGGCGGGATCGGCGGGGGCGGTGGTCGGCATGCTCGTCAGCATAGGGTTGGAAGCGTGCAGAACGAAGGTGTCGACAAGGTTGAGCGCTACAGCTCGGGCGGTCTGGTCGTGGGCCTGATCGGAATGGCGCTGGCGCTCGCCGTCCTGGTCTACGGGCTGGTCGACGACGAGGCCGGCTTCGCACCGTGGGCCTACCCGTTCTGCCTGCTGCTGGGCCTGCTGGCCTACCTGGTCCTGGTCCGGCCGGCGATCCGGCTGCACCGCGACGAGCTCGAGCTGCGCAACGTGCTGCACAGCCGCTGGGTGCCCTTCGCCCTCATCACCGGCGTCGAGATCGCCCAGGTGACCGTCGTGCGGGTCGGCGAGCAGCGCTACGTCGGCAGCGGCTTCGGCCGCACCCGCCGCACCATCCGCCAGGACGGCCGGGCCGCCCACGACACGCCCCTGGAGAAGCGGTCCACGGCCTGGCTGATCGAGGACAAGGTCGAGCGCCGAGCCGCGGCGGCCCGCGAGCGTCGTACGACGGACGACGCGGCCCCCGAGGTCCGCCATGCCTGGGCGTGGCCCGAGATCACGGCCCTGGGCGTGCTCACGGTGGCGACCGTCGTGCTGGCCCTGGTCGGCTGACGCTTCGCCTCGTTCGTAGGCTGCACCCCATGCAGACCCGTGCCCGGCTCGTCGCCGCCACCTTCCTGTCGCTGTCCGTGCTCGCCACCAGTGCGTGTGGCGACGACGGGGAGGAGAAGGCCGCCGACTCCTCCTCGGCCGCCCCGACCGACTCCTCCGACTCCTCCGACTCGTCCGCCCCGACCGCCGAGTGCACGGTCGACGACATCCAGGTCGAGGGCGACTTCGGCAGCACGCCGAGCGTCACCATCCCCGACGACTGCACGCCGCCGGCCACCCTGCTCAGCAAGGACCTGGTCACCGGCACCGGCCCGGCCGCGGAGGCCGGCGCCACGGTCGAGACCAACTACCACCTGGTCACCTGGTCCGACAAGCAGGTGCTGGACAGCTCCTTCGAGCGCGGCGAGACCTTCCCGCTCGAGAACCTCGGCAACGCCCCGGTCATCGACGGCTGGAACCAGGGCCTGCTCGGCATCCAGCAGGGCACCCGCCGCCTGCTCGTGATTCCGCCGGACCTCGGCTACGGCGAGGGCGGCAACGGCGTCGCCCCCGACGAGACCCTGGTCTTCGTGGTCGACGCCGTCTCGATCAGCTGAGCCGGGCCGCCTTCAGATCCCCGCCGCGGCGGCGATGTCGGCCCGCAGCGCGGTGAGCCGGGTCGCCGCCTCGGCCCGGGCCGTGGCGACGTCGCCGTCGACGACCGGCACGACGACCTCGAGGTAGCACTTGAGCTTGGGCTCGGTGCCGCTCGGCCGGACGACGACCCGGCTGCCGTCGGCGGTGCGGTAGCGCAGCCCGTCGGTGGGCGGCAGTGCGGCCGAGCCCGCGGTGAGGTCGTCGGCGCTGGTGACCTCCGAGCCGCCGAGCGTGGTGGGCGGCGTGCCGCGCAGCCGCTCCATCGCGGCCGCGATCTCGGCCAGGTCGGTGACCCGGACCGAGAGCTGGTCGGTGGCGTGCAGCCCGTGGGCGACGGCGATGTCGTCGAGCAGGTCGGGCAGGCCGCGGCCGGCGGCCTTGGCCTCGGCGGCGATCTCGCACAGCAGCAGCGCCGCGGAGACGCCGTCCTTGTCGGCGACGTGCACCGGGTCGACGCAGTAGCCGAGCGCCTCCTCGTAGCCGAACACCAGGTCCGGCAGCCGGCCGATCCACTTGAAGCCGGTCAGCGTCTCGGCGTACGGCTGGCCGGCCGCGGCGGCCATGGTGCCGAGCAGGGACGAGGACACGATCGAGGTGGCGTAGACACCGGCGCGCCCGGCCCGGAGCAGGTGGTCGGCGAGCAGCGCGCCCACCTCGTCGCCGCGCAGCATCCGCCAGCCGTCGGGCCCGGGGACGGCGGCCGCGCACCGGTCGGCGTCGGGGTCGTTGGCGATGACCAGGTCGGCGTCGGTGCGCTCGGCCAGCGCGATCGCGCGGTCGATGGCGCCCGGCTCCTCCGGGTTGGGGAAGGCGACGGTCGGGAAGTCCGGGTCGGGCGCCTCCTGCTCGGCGACGACCTGCGGCGTCGCGAAGCCGGCGTTCTCCAGCACGGTCGGGAGCGCGCCGCCGCCGACGCCGTGCAGCGGCGTGTAGACGATGGTGAGGTCGCGGGGACCGTCACCGGCGATCGCGGCGACGGTGTCGAGATAGGCGTCTACGATCCCGTCGTCGAGGACCCGGCCGCCCGTCGTCTCCAGCGGCAGCCGCACGATCGACTCCAGGTTGCCGACCGCTGCGATCCGCGCGGCGATCTCGGTGTCGGCGGGCGGCACGATCTGGCTGCCGTCGCCGAGGTAGACCTTGTAGCCGTTGTCCTGCGGCGGGTTGTGGCTCGCGGTCACCATGACGCCGGCCGCGCAGCCCAGCTCGCGGATCGCGAACGCCAGCAGCGGCGTCGGCAGCGGGCGGGGGAGGAGCAGCGGCCTGAGGCCCGCGCCGGCCATCACCTCGGCCGTGTCGCGGGCGAACACGTCGGAGTTGTGGCGGGCGTCGTAGCCGATCACGACGGGGCTGCCGGGGGCGCTCCCGGTGTCGCGCAGGTAGGCCGCCAGTCCGGCCGCCGCGCGCAGCACGACGAGCCGGTTCATCCGGTTGGGGCCGGCGCCGAGCGCGCCGCGCAGGCCCGCCGTACCGAACTCGAGGGTGCCGTGGAAGCGGTCGGCGAGGTCCGCGCGCGCGTCGGCGTCGCCGGCCTCGACCGCCGCGATCACCCGGACCAGCTCGTCGCGGGTCTGGGCGTCGGGATCCTCGGCCAGCCAGGACTGGGCCCGGGCGAGCAGGACGTCGGTGTCAGGCGTGGTCACCGGGCCACGGTAGCCGGGTCAGGCGTCGATGGTGCTCATGTCGCCGTACCGCTCACCGGCGACGGCGTCGCGCGGCACGGCCGCGTCGAGGGCCGCCAGGTCGTCGGCGGTGAGGTCGACGTCGAGCGCGCCGGCGTTCTCCTCGAGATAGGGGATCCGCTTGGTGCCGGGGATCGGCACCACGTCGTCGCCCTGGGCGAGCACCCAAGCGAGCGCGAGCTGGCCGGGGGTGCACCCGTGCCGCGTCGCGATCTCCCGGATCTTGTCGACCAGGGCCAGGTTGGTCGCCAGGTTGTCGCCCTGGAAGCGCGGGAAGTACGCCGTGGCGCGGCTGTCGCCGTCGGCCGGGGTGTCGGTGATCGCGCCGGTCAGCAGGCCGCGGCCCAGCGGGGAGTAGGGGACCAGCCCGATCCCGAGCTCGCGCAGGGTCGGCAGGATCGCGTCCTCGAGGTCGCGGGTGAACAGCGAGTACTCGGTCTGCAGCGCGGTGATCGGGTGCACGGCGTGCGCGCGCCGGATGGTCTCGGGCGAGGCCTCCGAGAGCCCGAGGTGGCGCACCTTGCCGGCCTCGACCAGCTCCTTCATCGCGCCGACCGTGTCCTCGATCGGGACCGTCTTGTCGACACGGTGCTGGTAGTAGAGGTCGATCTGGTCGACGCCCAGGCGCTGCAGGCTCGCGTCGCAGGCGCGGCGCACGTAGTCGGGGTGGCCGTTGACCCCGACCCGGGTGCCGTCGGGGAGGCGCTCGTTGCCGAACTTGGTCGCCAGCTGGACCTCGTCGCGGCGGCCGGCGATCGCCTTGCCGACGAGCTGCTCGTTGATGAAGGGGCCGTACATGTCGGCGGTGTCGAGGAAGGTGATGCCGAGGTCGAGGGCGCGGTGGATGGTCGCGATTCCGGCGGCCTCGTCGGGGGCTCCGTAGAACTCCGACATGCCCATGCAGCCGAGGCCGAGGGCGGAGACGGTGAGCGGGGACGTCGTACCGAGGGTGCGGGTCGAGTTCGTCATGGGGACCAGCCAACTCCTTGGAGTGCGCTCCAGGTCAAGCCGTGCGCTCCAGGACGCAGCCGGTGTAGAGGTCGATCTTGTGCTCGATGGCGCTCAGGTGCGCCTGGACCTCGGCGAGCTGGCGCAGCACCTGCGCGCGGTGGTCCTGGAGCAGGGCCAGCCGCTCCTCCTCGTTGCCGGCGCCCGCGCGCACCAGGTCGGCGTACTGGCGGACCTGGCGGATCGGCATGCCGGTCGCCCGCAGCCGGGTGACCAGCTCGACCCAGCGCAGGTCGGCCTCGTCGTAGCGCCGGTGGCCGCTGGTGTCGCGCGGCACCGGCCGCAGCAGCAGCCCGTCCTTCTCGTAGTAGCGCAGGGTGTCGGCCGTCAGGCCCAGCGACTCGGCGGCCTCGGCGATCGTGCAGGTCGGCATGTCCCCAGTGTTGCTCGGTGCAGGATGATCCCGTGCGCCGGTCCTTCGTCTTCGCCGACACCTGGGTGGTCGACGCGCCCGTGGACGAGGTGGCCGCGGCGCTCGTCGACCTCGAGCACTACCCGCGCTGGTGGCCCCAGGTCCGCGCGGTCGCCAAGCTCGGCCCCGACACCGCCTGGGTGCGCTGCCGGTCGACGTTGCCCTACACCCTCGACCTGGTCCTCGACGCCGTCTCCCGCACCCCGCCGGTGGTGGAGGTCGCGATCGGCGGCGACCTCGACGGCTACGCCCGGTTCACGCTGAGCGGCGAGCCCGGCCGGACCCGGCTGGACTTCGCGCAGGAGGTCAGCGTGGGCGGGCTGCTCGCCCTGGCGTCGTACGGCGGGCGGTGGCTGCTGGAGTGGAACCACCGGCGGATGATGGCGGGCTGCCGAGCGGGCCTGGCGGCGCGGCTCGGGGAGCTGGGCTGAGCTGGGGTGGGACCGGCTCTTCCGTCGTACCCGGCATTCGGGTCGGCCCCGGGCCCGAATCACGACCTGGATGCCGGGTGCGACGACACCACCCGGATCACGACCACGGCCACCAGCCCCAGGACCGCCCCGATCGCCGCTCCGGTCGCGTTGTCGATGATGTCGGTGACGTCGCAGGCGCGGTCGATCCGGGCGAGCTCGAGCTGGGTCTTCTCGATGAGGGCCGAGTAGGCGGCCAGTCCGAGCAGTCCGGCGGGAGCGAGCAGCCAGCCAGCCCGCCAGCGGGCCACGGCGACGACCAGCAGTGCGCCCGAGGGCACGAACAGGGCGGTGTTGAGCGTGCGTTGGCCGGACTGGAAGATCCAGAAGCCGTCGGGGGCCGGGCCGCCGATGTCCCAGGAGCAGGTCGTCATCCGGGTCTCGGCGGGCACGAAGCCGGTGTCGGGGGAGGTGGGCACCAGGGTGACCAGCGCGATCACCACGACCGACCAGACGAGGCCGGCGATGGCGATCGCGGAGATCCAGCCGAGCGGGCGGGCCAGGACGAGCGCGACGAGGCAGCAGACCAACCCCGCGACGCCGATGCCGAGCAGCATCACGCCGGTCCCCCCGAACGTGACCATGGCCCCAGACGTTAGCCGTCCGCGCCCGGCAACCCCAGCTCAGCCGACCCGGGCCCGCTGCCTGGCGACGAACCTGGTCGCCATCCGGTTCACCAGCACCGGTGCCAGCCGGCCGATCCGCCACGCGACCCGGGCCTGCCGCGGCTCGACCACGATCGCCTCGTCCGCGGCGACGGCGGCGAGCACCCGGCGGGCGAGCACGTCGGGGTCGACGGGGTGCTTGACGCCCTGGCCCTCGAGGTAGAAGTCGCGGCCCTTGAACGGCCCGATCTCGCCCTTGTCGAGGATCGGGGTGTCGACGGCGGCCGGGCAGACCACGGTGACGCCGACGCCGTGCGCGGCGGCCTCGGTGCGCAGCGCGAGGGAGAGGCCGACGACGGCGTGCTTGGTGGTGACGTACGACGTCATCAGCCCCGCCGCCATCAGCCCACCCATCGACGCGGTGTTGACGATGTGCCCGCCGCGCTGGCGGATCATCCGTGGGTAGGCCGCATGCACGCCGTGCACGACGCCGCGGACGTTGACGTCGATGATCGCGTCCCACTGCGCCAGGGTCAGCGACTCGGTGGCGCCGAGCCAGGTGATGCCGGCGTTGTTGACCATCAGGTCGAGCCGGCCGTGCTCCTCGACCACGGCCGCCACGGCCGCCTCGACGGACTCCGCCGAGGTGACGTCGACCTGGCGGGCGACGGCCGTCCCCGGTCCGCCGGCGGACCCGGAGACCAGCGCCGCCGCCTCGGGGTCCAGGTCCGCGCACACGACGTACGCGCCGTCGGCGACCAGGGCCCGGACCAGCGCGGCGCCGATGCCGGAGCCGCCGCCGGTGACGATCGCGGTCCTCACGAGAACGCCTTCTCCACCAGCCCGACCAGGTCGGGATAGCGGTTGAGGTGGGCGCCGCCGTTGATGTCGAGGGTCTCCCCGGTGATCCAGCGCGCGTCGTCGGAGAGCAGGAAGCGGATGGCGGCGGCGATCTCGAGCGGCTCGCCGGGGCGGCCGAGTGCGGTGTTGGCGAGGTAGTCCTCGCGCACGCCGGGGATGTCCATCGCGGGCGCGGTCAGCGGCGTGACGACCAGCCCGGGCGCGACCGCGTTGACCCGCACCCCGCGCGGACCGAGCTCCAGCGCGGTCACCTCGGTGAGCGCGACCAGACCGGCCTTGGCCGCGCAGTACGCCGCGAGACCGGTGCCGGGCTGCCGGGCGTTGAGCGAGGACAGCGACACCAGCGAGCCGCCGTCGGCAACCCGGCGCCCGGCATGCTTCAGGACCAGGAAGGCGCCGGTCAGGCAGACGTCGACGACTCGGCGCCACTCGGCGACGTCGTGGTCGACGACCCGCGCCAGGGTGCTCACACCGGCGCAGTTGACCACGCCGTGCAGCGTGCCGTGCTCGGCGAGGACCCCGTCGAAGAGCGCCTCGACCGAGGCCTCGTCGGTGACGTCGACGACGGCGTCGGCCGGCGTGCCGGGCAGGTCCGCGACGACCACGCGATGGCCGGCCGCGCGCAGCACCTGGGCGGTGGCCGCCCCGATCCCCGACGCGCCGCCGATGACGACCGATACCTGCATGGCCCTGCTCCTGACGTTCGTCTGAGTTTGTTGACACGTGTCAAATGACCGGCCTAATGTGACGCCGGTCACCGTGATCTGTCAAGGAGGACGTCGGATGCACCGACCCACCGTCGCCGTCATCGGAGCCGGCATCAGCGGGCTCACGACGAGCAAGATGCTGGCCGACTACGGCCTGGATTTCGCGACCTTCGAGTCCTCGGACCGGGTCGGGGGCAACTGGGCGTTCGGCAACCCCAACGGGCACAGCAGCGCCTACCGCTCGCTGCACATCGACACGTCCAAGCATCAGCTGTCCTTCAAGGACTTCCCGATGCCGGAGCACTATCCCGACTTCCCCCACCACACCCAGGTCAAGGAGTACCTCGACTCCTACGCCGACGCCTTCGACCTGCGCCGGCGCATCGAGTTCGAGAACGGCGTCGTGCACGCCCGGCGCCACCCCGAGGGCGGCTGGGAGCTGGAGACTCGGCGCACCGGCACCCGCCGCTTCGACGTGCTCGTCGTCGCCAACGGGCACCACTGGGACCCGCGCTTCGCCGACAAGCCGGGGGAGTTCACCGGGCTGACGATGCACTCGCACGCCTACATCGACCCGCGTACGCCGTACGACCTGACGGGCAAGCGGATCCTCATCATCGGCCTCGGCAACAGCGCCGCCGACATCGCGGTCGAGCTGTCCAGCAGGACGCTCGACAACGAGGTCGTCATCTCCACCCGCAGCAGCGCGTGGATCGTGCCGAAGTACTTCGCCGGCAAGCCGGCCGACAAGTACTACAAGACCTCGCCGCACATCCCGTTCGCGTGGCAGCGCAGGTTCGTCCAGATCATGCAGCCGATGACCGCCGGGCGGCCCGAGGACTACGGCCTGCCGACGCCCAACCACAGGTTCTTCGAGGCGCACCCCACGCAGTCGGTGGAGCTGCCGCTGCGGCTCGGGTCCGGCGACCTGCGCGCCAAGGGCGACATCGACAGCTTCGACGGTACGACGGTCCACTTCGCCGACGGCACCGCCGAGGACTTCGACGTGGTCGTCCACGCGACCGGCTACAACATCACCTTCCCGTTCTTCGACGAGGACCTGGTCAGCGCGCCGGAGAACCACATCCGGCTCTACAAGCGGATCTTCAAGCCCGGCATCGACGACCTCGCGTTCGTCGGCTTCGCCCAGGCCACGCCGACCCTGTTCCCGTTCGTCGAGTGCCAGACCCGGCTGGTGGCGGCCTGGCTGGTCGGCCGCTACGCGCCGCCGGACGAGGCGGAGATGGAGCGGGTCATCGACGAGGACCAGCACAAGTACACCGCCCACATGGTGCAGCGCCCGCGGCACACCCAGCAGCTCGACTACTTCCTCTACGAGCACGACCTGCGGGTCAAGGAGATCCCGGCCGGCCTGGCCCGGGCGAACGGAGCGTTGCGATGAGCGACGAGCGGCTGTGGGCGCGGATGGTCGACCGCCGCAGCGTCAACCGCGGCGACCAGCGCCGGGCCGCGCTGCTGGCGGCCCTCGACGAGCTGCTGCGCGAGCAGACGCTCGAGGAGGTCAACGTCGCCGAGATCTCCCGCCGCGCGGGGGTGACCCGGTCGGCGTTCTACTTCTACTTCGAGAGCAAGGCGACCGCCGTCCTGGCCCTGATGGCCGAGCTGTACGACGACGCCTCCGACGCCACCGACCTGCTGGTCAAGGCCGAGGGCGAGCCCCGCGACCGGATCCGCCGGGTGGTGGCGACCCTGTTCGACTCGGTCGACCGGACGCCCCACACCTACCGCGCGCTGCTCGAGGCGCGAGCCACCAGCCCCGCCGTCCGCGAGCTGTGGGACGCGGGCCGCGCGGAGTTCGCCGAGATGACGGCCGAGATGATCGGGCGGGAGCGGGCGACGGGCCGCGCGCCCCAGGGCGTCGACGCGCACGTGCTCGCCGCCGTGCTGCTCGACCTCAACGACCACGGCGTCGAGCGCCACGTCCTCGGCGTCGCGCCCGAGCGGGAGGCGCACATCGACGCGATCACCCACATCTGGATCCAGAGCATCTACGGGAGCCCGGCATGAGCACCACCTTCTCCTTCGACTCCGACGGCGTGCGCTGCGCGGCGACGCACTTCGCGGGTCCTGACGGCGCGCCCGTCGTCGTCCTCGCGCACGGGCTCGCCGGCACCCAGGACGCCGGCCTGTTCCCGTTCGCCGAGGCCTTCGCCGCCGCGGGTCTGCACGCGGTCACCTTCGACTACCGCGGCTTCGGCGCCTCCGAGGTCGCCGCCGGCGAGCCGCGCCAGGTCGTCTCGCTCGCGGGTCAGGTCGCCGACCTGCACGCCGCCGTCGCCGCGGCGACGCGGCTGCCCGGCGTGGACGTCCGTCGCGTGGTCCTGTGGGGCGTCTCGCTCGCCGGCGGACACGTCGTCTCGGTCGCGGCCGAGCGCTCCGACATCGTGGCCGTCGTCTCGGTCGTGCCGATGGTCGACGGCCTGGCCGCCGCCCGGCTCGCCACCCGGCACCACAGCGCCGGACAGCTGCTCGCCTCGACCGGGCGCGGCCTCGCGAGCGCCGTACGACGCAGGGCCGGCCGGGCGCCCGTGATGATGCCCGTCGTGGCGCATCCCGGCGAGCCCGGCGCGCTCACCCTGCCGGGTGCCTACGAGGACTACCTGGCGATCGCCGGCCCCACCTGGCGCAACGAGATCGCGGCGGACGTCGTCCTCGAGCTCGGCAGCCGGGCCCCTGCCAAGGCCGCGGCCCGGCTGGACGTCCCGTGGCTGGTGCAGGTCGCCGACTTCGACCGCAGTGCGCCGCCGCACGCCACCATGAGGGCGGCGGTCGCGGGGCGGGCCGAGGTCCGCCACTACCCGGGCGACCACTTCGACCTGTTCGCCGGCAAGCCGTGCCACGAGGCCGCGGTCGAGCACGCGGTGCACTTCCTGCGGCGCCGGGTCGGATCGCGCCTCGGCGCCGCCGACGCTCCGGAGGCGGTCGGAGGCTGACGCTGTCCGCGGCCTGCTGCACGCGCGGCGCCGGGCGGGTCGGCATGTAACACGCTGTCCGCTCCTCTACCCGCCGGTTCTCAGCAGATTCCGGCCGTTTCCAGGCTGATTTCTGCGGAAAGGCGCCGGGGAGTCGGGTGGACAGCGTGTTACAGCGGCGCTGGCCCGCCGACGCTCAGGCCGCGCGGTAGCGCTCGATCTGCCCGCCCAGCTCGTCGAACAGGGCCTGGTTGAGGCCGAAGACCGCCCTGACCTCGTCGACCACGCGCGCGACCTCGGCCGGCGACAGCTCGAGGCCGTCGAGGCGCGCGCGGTAGCCGTCCTTGTAGGGCTTCGGCTTGGGGATCTCCGGGAAGTCGTAGAAGCGCACGCCGGTGTCCTCGGGCAGGTCGAAGGTGCGCTGCAGCACCCGGCCGATCACCTGGCCGCCGGAGAGGTCGCCGAGGTAGCGGGTGTAGTGGTGCGCGACCAGCAGGCCGCCCCAGGCGGCGCCGGCCCGGATCCGCTCGACGTACGCCGTGGCGGCGGGGGAGTCGACGGACTCGGGGTCCACGCCGGGGGCCCAGTGGGCGAGGTCGGCGTCGATCGCGGCGAGACGGTCGAGGGCCGGGTCGTGGACGGCGGCGACGATCGCGTCGTCACGGTGCGCGGCGAGGACCTCCTCGAGGGCGGCGTAGACGCGGCGCAGGCGGAGCAGCAGGTCGGCGTACGCCTCGGCGGTGAGCCTGCCCTCGAGCAGCTCGGCCATGAACGTCGACCCCTCGGCGGCCTCGTGCTCGGCGCGCGAGCCCTCGCGCATGGCGCTCGACAGGGTCAGGTCCTCGTCGCGGACGGTGGTGGCGACGGACATGGCGGCAGCTCCTCGGGAGACGGCGAATCGTGGTGACGACATCTTGCTGACTAAGTGTCAGGAAGATGGAGGTCGCCTGTCAAGACGTGGAGCGCGATTTTTCTTAGGTTTGCCTAACTTCCAGGGGCGACGGTTGGTGACGACCTGTCAACTCATGTGTCCCAGGCCGCGGAGCACGAACTCCTCGACCGCGGCGAGCGGCAGCTGGCGGGTGGCGAGGGCGGCGTGCAGCAGCGAGATCGCGGACTTGCGGTCCGAGACCCGGAAGGCGCCCTCGGCGATGCCCTGGTCGAGGATCTCCTCGAGCACCTCCTCCACCGCGGCGACGTGGTCGTGGATCTTCTCCATCGCCTCCTCCGAGAGCAGGTGGTAGAGGATCCCGCCCATCCCGGTGTGGAACTGCTGGCCGGCCTGCAGCTGGTGGCGCAGGTAGACCCGGATCTTCGCGACCGGATCCGGCACCAGCGCCAGGTCGCGGCGCAGGTCGGCGAGGTAGTGCTGCGTCTCCTCGGTCGCGAAGGCGACCACGACCGCCTCCTTGTCGCGGAAGTGGTGGTAGATCGCGGTCCGCCCGATGTCGGCGCGGGCCGCGATCTGCGCCATCGTGATCGCGTCGAAGGACCGCTCGTCCATCAGCGTCGCGAAGGCGTCGAAGATCCTGCGTCGGACCAGGTCACGATGGGCAGGCACGGTCGGAGCGGCGATCTTCGGCACGGTTCGATTCTAGGCTTCCGGGGAGACGGGACCTGAGGTGTGACACGGCAGGACCGCCAGCCCGGGGGACCGGCGGCCCTGCCGCGAGATGGATCAGCGCTTGGCCTTGACCTTCACCTTGGTGACCGACGAGCCACCCGGGTAGGTCACGGTCACGGTGTGCTTGCCCGGAGCCAGCTTCGGCAGGGCCACCGTCGTGGTCCCCGAGGCGTCGACGGTCACCGTGATGGTCTTGGTGGCCTTCTTCTTCGCCTTCTTGCCCTTCGCCTTGGGCTTGGTCTGCTTGACCACGACCGTCACCTGCTGCCCGGCGAGACCGGTGGAGGTGATGGTGACCGAGCCCTTCTTGCCCTTGGCGTTGGGCTTCTTGGTCACCGCGAGGGTGGCCGAGGGGGCCGGCTGCGGCTGGGGCTTGGTCTCGGGCTGGGGCTCCGTGGCCGGGTCGGCGAAGGAGATCGGCGAGTAGGTCTCGAAGGACGGCAGGTCGGTCTTGCGGGTGAAGGTGAACACGCCGGTCAGACCGCCGGGGTTGGCGGCGA contains:
- a CDS encoding MerR family transcriptional regulator; amino-acid sequence: MPTCTIAEAAESLGLTADTLRYYEKDGLLLRPVPRDTSGHRRYDEADLRWVELVTRLRATGMPIRQVRQYADLVRAGAGNEEERLALLQDHRAQVLRQLAEVQAHLSAIEHKIDLYTGCVLERTA
- a CDS encoding SRPBCC family protein produces the protein MRRSFVFADTWVVDAPVDEVAAALVDLEHYPRWWPQVRAVAKLGPDTAWVRCRSTLPYTLDLVLDAVSRTPPVVEVAIGGDLDGYARFTLSGEPGRTRLDFAQEVSVGGLLALASYGGRWLLEWNHRRMMAGCRAGLAARLGELG
- a CDS encoding VanZ family protein translates to MVTFGGTGVMLLGIGVAGLVCCLVALVLARPLGWISAIAIAGLVWSVVVIALVTLVPTSPDTGFVPAETRMTTCSWDIGGPAPDGFWIFQSGQRTLNTALFVPSGALLVVAVARWRAGWLLAPAGLLGLAAYSALIEKTQLELARIDRACDVTDIIDNATGAAIGAVLGLVAVVVIRVVSSHPASRS
- a CDS encoding SDR family NAD(P)-dependent oxidoreductase, translated to MRTAIVTGGGSGIGAALVRALVADGAYVVCADLDPEAAALVSGSAGGPGTAVARQVDVTSAESVEAAVAAVVEEHGRLDLMVNNAGITWLGATESLTLAQWDAIIDVNVRGVVHGVHAAYPRMIRQRGGHIVNTASMGGLMAAGLMTSYVTTKHAVVGLSLALRTEAAAHGVGVTVVCPAAVDTPILDKGEIGPFKGRDFYLEGQGVKHPVDPDVLARRVLAAVAADEAIVVEPRQARVAWRIGRLAPVLVNRMATRFVARQRARVG
- a CDS encoding SDR family NAD(P)-dependent oxidoreductase, which translates into the protein MQVSVVIGGASGIGAATAQVLRAAGHRVVVADLPGTPADAVVDVTDEASVEALFDGVLAEHGTLHGVVNCAGVSTLARVVDHDVAEWRRVVDVCLTGAFLVLKHAGRRVADGGSLVSLSSLNARQPGTGLAAYCAAKAGLVALTEVTALELGPRGVRVNAVAPGLVVTPLTAPAMDIPGVREDYLANTALGRPGEPLEIAAAIRFLLSDDARWITGETLDINGGAHLNRYPDLVGLVEKAFS
- a CDS encoding flavin-containing monooxygenase, encoding MHRPTVAVIGAGISGLTTSKMLADYGLDFATFESSDRVGGNWAFGNPNGHSSAYRSLHIDTSKHQLSFKDFPMPEHYPDFPHHTQVKEYLDSYADAFDLRRRIEFENGVVHARRHPEGGWELETRRTGTRRFDVLVVANGHHWDPRFADKPGEFTGLTMHSHAYIDPRTPYDLTGKRILIIGLGNSAADIAVELSSRTLDNEVVISTRSSAWIVPKYFAGKPADKYYKTSPHIPFAWQRRFVQIMQPMTAGRPEDYGLPTPNHRFFEAHPTQSVELPLRLGSGDLRAKGDIDSFDGTTVHFADGTAEDFDVVVHATGYNITFPFFDEDLVSAPENHIRLYKRIFKPGIDDLAFVGFAQATPTLFPFVECQTRLVAAWLVGRYAPPDEAEMERVIDEDQHKYTAHMVQRPRHTQQLDYFLYEHDLRVKEIPAGLARANGALR
- a CDS encoding TetR/AcrR family transcriptional regulator, with product MSDERLWARMVDRRSVNRGDQRRAALLAALDELLREQTLEEVNVAEISRRAGVTRSAFYFYFESKATAVLALMAELYDDASDATDLLVKAEGEPRDRIRRVVATLFDSVDRTPHTYRALLEARATSPAVRELWDAGRAEFAEMTAEMIGRERATGRAPQGVDAHVLAAVLLDLNDHGVERHVLGVAPEREAHIDAITHIWIQSIYGSPA